Proteins encoded by one window of Candidatus Krumholzibacteriota bacterium:
- a CDS encoding YbjQ family protein: protein MITVTTETIHGRRIVKVLGLVRGNTIRARHAGHDFMAGLRNITGGEIVEYTKMIAESREQSIDRMVDEAEALGANAIVGLRFTTSSMMQGAAELLAYGTAVVVEEEA from the coding sequence ATGATAACGGTGACGACAGAGACGATCCACGGCAGACGGATCGTGAAGGTCCTCGGTTTGGTGCGCGGCAACACGATCCGCGCCAGGCACGCGGGACACGATTTCATGGCGGGTCTGCGGAACATCACCGGCGGCGAGATCGTCGAATACACGAAGATGATCGCCGAGTCCCGAGAGCAGTCGATCGACCGCATGGTCGACGAGGCCGAGGCGCTCGGAGCGAACGCGATCGTCGGCCTTCGGTTCACGACCTCGTCGATGATGCAGGGCGCCGCGGAACTGCTCGCGTACGGGACGGCGGTCGTCGTCGAGGAAGAGGCATGA
- a CDS encoding zf-HC2 domain-containing protein: protein MNCTRMECDGMRYLDGEMGASEKMAFERHLEGCETCRAAVEELGGLEKELGAMQIRDPIDEFWEGYWRGIYRRLERRFSWWLVVGGLLMIAAYIVYETVRNFGQLTFGKTALVVLAVGVLGLFVSVVRERVHQCRSDRYRDIQR from the coding sequence ATGAACTGCACGCGGATGGAATGTGACGGGATGCGGTATCTCGACGGCGAGATGGGCGCGTCCGAGAAGATGGCCTTCGAGCGTCACCTCGAGGGCTGCGAGACCTGCCGGGCGGCCGTCGAGGAGCTCGGCGGGCTCGAGAAGGAACTCGGCGCCATGCAGATCAGGGACCCGATCGACGAATTCTGGGAAGGCTACTGGCGCGGCATCTACCGGCGTCTCGAACGGCGCTTCTCCTGGTGGCTCGTCGTCGGCGGTCTCCTGATGATCGCGGCGTACATCGTGTACGAGACGGTGCGGAATTTCGGGCAGCTCACCTTCGGCAAGACGGCGCTCGTCGTCCTCGCCGTCGGCGTTCTCGGCCTGTTCGTCTCGGTCGTTCGGGAACGTGTCCACCAGTGCCGGTCGGACCGGTACCGGGATATCCAGCGTTGA
- a CDS encoding RNA polymerase sigma factor has translation MNARDQATDISRETLVAWKAGGVEAFERIVRSTMKRAYATAVGLLGNAEDAKDVSQEAFMAAHRARERFDPNKPFYPWFYRILRNRCLNFIEKRARRRETSMEHLVERRGDGPFPDTDLLRRERCETVWRALFSLSADHREIIVLRSFQELTYREIAATLGISEGTVMSRLFYARRALAAALRRDAGDESAEGDDPA, from the coding sequence ATGAATGCGAGAGACCAGGCGACGGACATATCGCGCGAGACGCTGGTCGCGTGGAAGGCGGGCGGTGTCGAGGCGTTCGAGCGGATCGTGCGGTCGACGATGAAACGAGCCTACGCGACCGCCGTCGGGCTGCTCGGGAACGCGGAGGACGCGAAGGACGTCTCGCAGGAGGCCTTCATGGCTGCCCACCGGGCCCGGGAGCGGTTCGATCCAAACAAGCCCTTCTACCCGTGGTTCTACCGGATCCTCCGCAACCGATGCCTGAACTTCATCGAGAAACGGGCCCGCCGCCGCGAGACCTCGATGGAGCATCTCGTGGAGCGCCGGGGCGACGGGCCGTTTCCCGACACGGACCTCCTGCGGAGGGAGCGGTGCGAGACGGTCTGGCGAGCGCTCTTCTCGCTCTCCGCGGATCACCGGGAGATCATCGTCCTGCGGTCCTTCCAGGAGCTGACGTACCGCGAGATCGCCGCGACGCTCGGGATATCCGAGGGAACGGTCATGTCCCGTCTCTTCTACGCGCGGCGCGCCCTCGCGGCGGCGCTGCGGCGGGACGCCGGAGACGAATCCGCGGAAGGGGATGATCCTGCATGA
- a CDS encoding DUF4097 family beta strand repeat protein, which translates to MPRRMIAAIAAASFVLQPAAALAYRLVDDGDVRRFEVEEGASLVIETKSGRIRVESGETNGIVVRIETVVRAPSKSEARKILARIAFDIESSPRRVSLGADLPRLRSTGLFAGALGDRTSVAVNYLVVVPRRTDLDLVSRNGDIDVRDVEGAFFIETGNGDVAARGLAGEGTLKTVNGRVDCRLDRLERGGNLTIRSGNGPVVLLIPRKTGARLEAGARNGRVRVGFALEDAKRAGRHRVSGVIGDGDGRIAIRTTNGNIDIDNR; encoded by the coding sequence ATGCCGAGACGCATGATCGCCGCGATCGCGGCCGCCTCGTTCGTACTCCAGCCCGCCGCCGCGTTGGCCTACCGGCTCGTCGACGACGGGGACGTGCGTCGATTCGAGGTCGAGGAGGGCGCGAGCCTCGTCATCGAAACGAAGAGCGGCCGGATCCGGGTCGAGAGCGGTGAAACGAACGGGATCGTCGTCAGGATCGAGACGGTCGTCCGCGCGCCGAGCAAATCGGAGGCGCGGAAGATCCTGGCGAGGATCGCCTTCGACATCGAGTCGTCGCCGCGGCGCGTCTCGCTCGGCGCCGATCTTCCCCGGCTGCGGTCGACGGGTCTTTTCGCCGGCGCACTCGGCGATCGCACCTCGGTGGCCGTCAACTACCTGGTCGTCGTTCCCCGACGGACGGATCTCGATCTCGTTTCGCGAAACGGCGATATCGACGTGAGGGACGTCGAGGGGGCCTTCTTCATCGAGACGGGGAACGGGGACGTCGCGGCCCGAGGCCTGGCCGGTGAGGGCACGCTCAAGACGGTCAACGGGCGGGTCGATTGCCGGCTCGATCGTCTCGAACGCGGCGGAAACCTGACGATCCGGTCCGGCAACGGCCCGGTCGTTCTCCTGATACCGCGGAAGACGGGAGCCCGGCTCGAGGCGGGCGCGCGGAACGGCCGCGTCCGCGTGGGATTCGCACTCGAGGACGCGAAGCGGGCGGGCCGGCACCGGGTGAGCGGCGTGATCGGCGACGGCGACGGACGGATCGCGATCCGCACGACGAACGGAAACATCGACATCGACAACCGGTGA
- a CDS encoding ribonuclease Z, which translates to MRFRVRILGSGTITPRADRRAPALTVETGEILLFDCGPGVPQALAESGIDYRSLAGIFFTHHHPDHSLGLGRLLAAARNDPGCRPFPPLFGPAGLDDLVGGWPILFPGTRLGDGPPATRELAGGETIDRGAARIGCAAADHGDRPALAYRVEANGASMVYTGDTALTDAVVELAAGADLLVAECSAPDEAPLDGHMTPAAVAALAGRAGVKRLVATHLYPRMEEFDVARAIASSWDGPVEVARDGMIVDL; encoded by the coding sequence ATGCGGTTCCGGGTGCGGATACTGGGAAGCGGCACGATCACGCCGCGGGCCGACCGCCGGGCCCCGGCCCTGACCGTCGAGACGGGGGAGATCCTGCTCTTCGACTGCGGCCCGGGCGTGCCCCAGGCGCTCGCCGAGAGCGGGATCGACTACCGCTCGCTCGCGGGGATCTTCTTCACGCACCATCACCCCGACCACTCGCTCGGCCTCGGCCGGCTCCTCGCCGCCGCGCGGAACGATCCCGGCTGCCGGCCGTTCCCGCCGCTCTTCGGTCCTGCCGGGCTCGACGATCTCGTCGGGGGCTGGCCGATCCTCTTCCCGGGGACCCGCCTCGGCGACGGTCCGCCGGCGACGCGGGAACTCGCCGGGGGGGAGACGATCGACCGGGGAGCGGCGAGGATCGGCTGCGCCGCCGCCGACCACGGCGACCGGCCGGCCCTCGCATACCGCGTCGAGGCGAACGGCGCATCGATGGTCTACACGGGCGACACGGCCCTCACCGATGCGGTCGTCGAGCTGGCGGCCGGAGCGGACCTGCTCGTCGCGGAATGCTCCGCGCCCGACGAAGCGCCGCTCGACGGGCACATGACCCCGGCCGCCGTCGCCGCGCTGGCGGGCCGCGCGGGGGTGAAGCGCCTCGTCGCGACGCATCTCTACCCCCGCATGGAGGAGTTCGACGTCGCGAGGGCGATCGCCTCGTCGTGGGACGGCCCCGTCGAGGTCGCTCGGGACGGGATGATCGTCGATCTGTAG
- a CDS encoding SAM-dependent chlorinase/fluorinase, producing MAKGKPRRRPVIALMTDFTWHNWYLGVMKAVILGVAPDARIVDLCHDVSSRDVREGSFIIGNSYRYFPPGTVFCCVVDPGVGGRRKNIVIETDEYLFVGPDNGILSCVFEEGIVRKVYGVEPGEFTLSPRGATFHGRDIYAPIAAHLSLGVDPAAMGTELDSVLIVPSTKPVVDRGGEIRGRAVYVDTYGNIITDIDEAFLESLMPGKVPWEEMGVRFAGRRVTGVKQFYEQGMEGALMVLRNSWGYLEIAVNRGSAFEKLGLREKKSLEIVVSPPAPETTGA from the coding sequence ATGGCGAAAGGGAAACCGCGCCGGCGTCCGGTCATCGCCTTGATGACCGACTTCACCTGGCACAACTGGTATCTCGGCGTCATGAAGGCGGTCATCCTCGGCGTCGCGCCCGACGCACGGATCGTCGATCTCTGCCACGACGTCTCGTCGCGCGACGTGCGGGAGGGATCCTTCATCATCGGCAACAGCTATCGGTACTTCCCTCCCGGAACGGTCTTCTGCTGCGTCGTCGACCCCGGCGTGGGGGGGCGGCGCAAGAACATCGTCATCGAGACCGACGAGTATCTCTTCGTCGGCCCCGACAACGGAATCCTCTCCTGCGTCTTCGAGGAGGGAATCGTCCGGAAGGTCTACGGCGTGGAGCCGGGCGAATTCACCCTGTCGCCGCGCGGGGCGACCTTCCACGGGCGCGACATCTACGCGCCGATCGCCGCCCACCTCTCCCTGGGCGTCGATCCGGCCGCCATGGGAACGGAGCTCGATTCCGTGCTTATCGTCCCCTCGACCAAGCCCGTCGTCGACCGCGGCGGGGAGATCAGGGGCCGCGCCGTCTACGTCGACACCTATGGCAACATCATCACTGATATCGACGAGGCGTTCCTCGAGTCCCTCATGCCGGGGAAGGTTCCGTGGGAGGAGATGGGCGTCCGGTTCGCCGGCCGCCGCGTCACGGGCGTGAAGCAATTCTACGAGCAGGGCATGGAGGGAGCGCTGATGGTCCTTCGCAACAGCTGGGGATACCTCGAGATCGCCGTCAACAGGGGCAGCGCCTTCGAGAAACTCGGTCTCAGGGAGAAGAAATCGCTCGAAATCGTCGTTTCCCCTCCGGCGCCTGAAACGACGGGCGCCTAG
- a CDS encoding tetratricopeptide repeat protein yields MTDIVDIDTARRRRRGSISLCMIVRDEAETIAATIGSARELVDEVIVVDTGSTDGTIAAARACGARVSRVDWTKDFAAARNASLDRASRDWILVLDADEELDAGGRKQIRAIVDGGEAGAYLLEQRTYTDDSATVGWRPCAGGRMARGALGFFSSRQVRLFRNDGRIRYSREVHETVEPSLRAAREPLHEGGAIVHHYGRTGPPGRIYRKYLLCRELGTGKLDADPENVKFVFELAVQFLALDRVDESLELADAGLAVEPDSWQFLNLRGLALLKRGDRAKALESFRAALNHEQNQPDLYNNRGVALLDSDRPAEALDCLGKGLALDDGNANLLRNAASACLALGRHEACLSHADRSLAIDPYSPEAHLLRAEALHGCGNDDEAAASLDSIRFLADTPFAVSFKAIHLFVRMGRAAPAAEALERIGRKHPAHEGLLFLEGKIREMNGDDEGALEAYERALASNPRRSEVLNSLGCVHERRGRFEEAEGAFEEAHRLSPQDPQIETNLGIVVGKRGRSGEAERRLREAIARHPRFAPALNALGCLLANGGRFAEATVFFTDAVENDPENGPYYLNLGLACEMLHLPGKAAEIYEQAIRRIPEAGLLVAPRLERLRQPAGRS; encoded by the coding sequence GTGACGGATATCGTGGATATCGATACGGCGAGACGGCGGAGACGGGGCTCCATCAGCCTCTGCATGATCGTTCGCGACGAGGCGGAGACGATCGCAGCCACGATCGGCAGCGCCCGGGAACTCGTCGACGAGGTGATCGTCGTCGACACCGGCTCGACGGACGGGACAATCGCCGCGGCCCGCGCCTGCGGCGCACGGGTGAGCCGCGTCGACTGGACGAAGGATTTCGCCGCGGCCCGGAACGCGTCCCTCGACCGGGCGTCGCGGGACTGGATCCTCGTCCTCGACGCCGACGAGGAACTCGACGCCGGGGGACGCAAGCAGATCCGCGCCATCGTCGACGGCGGCGAGGCGGGGGCGTATCTTCTCGAACAGCGGACCTACACCGACGATTCCGCGACCGTCGGCTGGCGGCCGTGCGCGGGCGGGAGAATGGCCCGCGGGGCGCTCGGGTTCTTTTCCAGCCGGCAGGTCCGGCTCTTCCGCAACGACGGACGGATCCGGTATTCAAGAGAAGTGCACGAGACCGTCGAGCCGTCGCTGCGGGCGGCACGCGAGCCCCTGCACGAGGGGGGGGCGATCGTCCACCATTACGGGCGCACCGGACCTCCGGGGCGCATCTACCGCAAGTATCTCCTCTGCCGCGAACTCGGAACGGGGAAGCTCGACGCCGACCCGGAGAACGTGAAATTCGTCTTCGAACTGGCCGTCCAGTTCCTCGCCCTCGACCGGGTCGACGAGTCGCTCGAACTCGCCGACGCGGGGCTCGCCGTCGAGCCGGATTCGTGGCAGTTCCTCAACCTCCGCGGTCTCGCCCTCCTGAAGCGCGGCGACCGCGCGAAGGCGCTGGAGAGCTTCAGGGCCGCGTTGAACCATGAGCAGAACCAGCCTGATCTCTACAACAACCGCGGCGTCGCCCTGCTCGATTCCGATCGCCCAGCGGAGGCGCTGGACTGCCTCGGGAAGGGGCTCGCGCTCGACGACGGGAACGCGAACCTGCTGCGGAACGCCGCCTCGGCCTGCCTGGCCCTGGGACGCCACGAGGCGTGCCTCTCGCACGCCGACCGGTCGCTCGCGATCGATCCCTATTCCCCCGAGGCGCACCTCCTCCGCGCCGAAGCCCTCCACGGCTGCGGAAACGACGACGAGGCCGCCGCCTCCCTCGATTCGATCCGATTCCTCGCGGATACGCCGTTCGCCGTCTCCTTCAAGGCGATCCATCTTTTCGTCAGGATGGGGCGCGCCGCGCCGGCCGCCGAGGCGCTCGAGCGCATTGGCCGAAAGCATCCCGCGCACGAGGGGCTTCTCTTCCTCGAGGGGAAGATCAGGGAGATGAACGGCGATGACGAAGGCGCCCTCGAGGCCTACGAGCGGGCGCTCGCCTCGAATCCGCGGCGCTCGGAGGTCCTGAACAGTCTCGGATGCGTCCACGAACGGCGTGGTCGGTTCGAGGAGGCGGAAGGCGCGTTCGAGGAGGCGCACCGGCTCTCGCCCCAGGATCCGCAGATCGAGACGAATCTCGGCATCGTCGTCGGGAAGCGGGGACGATCCGGCGAGGCGGAACGGCGCCTTCGCGAGGCGATCGCCCGCCATCCCCGGTTCGCGCCCGCCCTGAACGCGCTCGGCTGCCTGCTCGCCAACGGAGGCAGGTTCGCCGAGGCGACCGTTTTCTTCACCGATGCCGTCGAGAACGACCCGGAGAACGGTCCCTATTATCTCAACCTCGGCCTCGCCTGCGAGATGCTTCATCTTCCCGGCAAGGCCGCCGAGATCTACGAGCAGGCCATCAGGCGGATCCCGGAAGCCGGGCTCCTCGTCGCGCCGCGCCTCGAGCGTCTCCGCCAGCCGGCCGGACGATCCTGA